The genomic DNA aaaactgAAGTGATTCAGCtggctgaaatgtttttaactgGTTTAGTTCCTTAATTTGGGTCACCATATAGATATGAGGGCCAGCACAATGATGTGGCAGGAGTATGTGACTGGGATAAACTGTCCTATTTGGCCTAAACCAGCATGAAACACCCTTTGAGAAAATCTCTTTTGTTGCATCCTAGaagataaaaacaaaccaaatctTTACATTTACTTACTTCTGACATATCATGCACCAGTAGCAGAGGAATACTAATGGTAGTAATGTCGTGTGTGCAGCAAACTTTGAGAATGTTTCTCAGTCCCATGATTGCAGGATCCCGAGCAGTTACGTTACCAGATCTTACGTTATCATCCACACAGAGGTGAAAAGCAACATGAATTTCAGAGAGATTTGAATGGCGCGTGATGTAGAATTCTCCTACACAGCAACATAAACCAAGAAGGCAAGTTATCATGGTAGTGACCTGTACTGAAATACAATTTGTTAGGTTATGTAAGGATAGGGTCAGTTAAGACAAAGGCAAATACAAATATACAACAGAGATCAGAACACATACATAAGGAGATAAAAAAAGTTAGAAACCAACTGATCTAAAATCTCTTGGAATATCATTGTTTTACATTCATCTTACACTCGCTTCCCTGCTTTGATGGGTTTCACTGGCATCAGGGACACCTGGTGTAATAAGACATAACAGTGCCAGTACAGGCGGATATGATCTATATATAgcatgaaacaaaaacaaacagagaGGAGGTGTAATACTCAAAATATATAATGTAAGCACTGAATTGCAGACAGATGTGGGAGGCGGAAATAGCAAAAATGGATGGGTTAAAATAAAGGATGCAAAAAGTCTGTGGAAAAAAGATAGTGGGTTACATAACAACTGAGATACGTACTGGAAGACTAACGtatcaataaattattttaaattctaattaTTAACAATGGCAAGATTAGTTACAgagctgttttcaaaaaagttACCCAAGACATCTTGGTGAGGGCATTTTTAGACTTTATATTCATTTATTAAAGGTAGAGAAAGAGTAAGGGGCAGCAAAATGCAGGTGTCTCCATCTCACCTTTCCACTGGAGATCAAAATTCTATACTAGAGTCAACAGAAAAGCCAGTATGCAATATCCCTACTGTTTCAGTGAACAGACAAACACCTTTCTTCAAACCCATTCTCACTGGTCGTTTAAGTTAAGATACTACCTTTGCACAAGGACAGCTGAAGAATAGATATATATGCTTTTCTGATGACTGCTAAGGAAATAGTAATGCCCAGCAATGATCATCTAACAGTAGCAATACACAAACCACTGCAGCAAGATTGACCTGGATTTATCTGTTAAGGACCTAAGCCGATTTATAATCCACTTATACTAACAAGATCTAAGACAGTCATGAAGGCAATTTTAAGAAGCCCTCTTATTCGGCCATGGGTTGTATGGATTTAACTCCTCCCCCCTACAACTGTGTATTAGTCTTCAAATTCCACAGAAACTTTCCTTACTGAAAATCACAATACATACAGAAGATAATTCCTCTTTGAGGGGGACAGATTTGTACATtctcaaagttaaaaaaaaaacttctaaaacGCTTCATTGTATCACAACagtgatatatatataattattttcaaaaacaatatTAGTTGCTAGTATTTCAGTTTCACCTTTTCCCCAAGATgctcagagatttttttttcatcttcaaattctgaaaagaaattttaggCATAGAGAAGTGATTTGCCCCAAGCCACATGATGCGGTGGCAAAGCTGGGAATAGAAACCAGATGTCCTGACACCCAGTTCCCTGCCTTAGCCACAAGAACATCCTTCTCCTCTGATTGAGGTCAACTCAGGTTTAGTTTATGATTTATATTCTGACTTCAGAGCTAAAAATGTGCATCTATAAAACACAACTTGCTTtaagaagagggggaaaatgcAACAGAACTCACCTGGCAAAATATTTGACTGGTTTCGTTCAAtattcttcagtttctcttcatttccactacttttgttttctgtatataaatacacagCACATATATTAAATACACTGTCTGTTAATTGTGCTTTGGCATGGAACTTCGATATTCTGAGATGCTATCTGGCTTGAATTTTTACCATGAAGTCCCCAAAAAGCAGAGGGATGCACAGGAATTGTTTTTGCTGTCTTTAATAGACACTGAACCAAATTCTATCTCAAAGCAGTAACTTTCTTAAATCATCCTACGATACCTCTTCATTTGGATAAAACACAACATTCTCAGATGTAATACTAAACTTTCCAAATTGCCCCCACAACAATGTAGAACCTTcccattgctttttaaataacgcaactattttaaacacatttgttCCTAGTATTACAAGAAAAATTTTAGAGATTTACATGTCAACAGtataaaaccagctttcagtTACTTCCTCAAGACTACAGCAATATGCAGGTTCctaagaaaacttgtttttctatGTACTCTTATGAATCTATTCACGTTACTGAGGTATTTAAATCACATAAGTAGTTctctgcaaggaaaacaaagtttcaTGATGTACAAGTACAACCTTAACACCATGTGGTCAGAAAATTTCACAGCCATTggtaaatataaatgcaaagtaAACCATTCAGAAGGATTTGGTTAGCACTAAAAAGCATCACATTTAGTCAATTTATTATTCAGTCTTTAGTGTTCACTTttaaaggaagggaaagagtCATAACTCCTTTCCTgcaatttttaaagctttactcttttatttctatttaaatgtaaagtCAGATAAAGTCTATGTTGCTACAGGCAGTTTaaactgcagaggaaagcacAATAGCCCTATACACTTCCCATGCTGTGACAGTGTGATCAGAACCTAAGGactcagaatttaattttttttttttttgtaaagttaCACCTGTTATAGCAGCAAAAACATCATGTGAACATGCTGTCCATGAGGAGAGAATTTCATGCAGATTTCTCAGTATATCAATAATCTTGATCCTTCCATTTTATAGGTCAGGTAACTGAAGAAGAGTGAAATCAACTTGCCCATAACCATAAACATTCAGCTGACCACTATTCTATTtcaaggaaagtaattttggttGTCACTAACCACAATGTCTTTTTGACTTACTGCTACGCTGTGCTCTGGCCTTAAGTACAACCTTCTGGACAATTTCAAGCTGTTCTTGAATTCCAGGAAAATGGAAGTCTGTGCATTCTTGGCAAACAGTTGCAAAatctaggaaaaaatataagATTAAAATCCATGTTGAAAGGCTGTGGTTAGGAACATGACATAATTCTGCTCTACTGTTCAAGCAAAGCCAGTTACAAaggcacccccacccccccaaaccagATAAAGCCCTGCTATACTCCTctttaaattctaaaataattacagcagagccaaaacagtttttgaaataaattaattgcttggggaagaaaaaacccaaaccttgagtgttgctgcttttcaaacaaaaccacccagaCCAAAAAATTCCCACCAAAATAAGAGCAATAATATATGAACATTAAAATGCAATTGTGCTTTACAAATGCTGCCTTATTACTAACAGTTCTTCAATCTGTGATATTTTATTAAGATATACATAACAGACACttccaacagcaacaacagcattccagtttgttttgaaaaatgagagCTATTAACGAAAATCATAAATAGCGTATCTCAAAAGCTGGAATTACAGTTGTTTCCTTTTAGTTCCCAAGACACAGATCTGAAAGTTAAAGAAAAGTGTCATCAGCTGAAGAGAGCTGCAAGTTCCTTTTGCTGATAAGTATTACGTCAGACTTGGAAATATTATACTGATAATCAGGATCATAACATACTGCCTCTGAGATTGGTGTTCTAAGCTTCTTATCCTAATGTCCAGCCGTTTCTCCAAGCAAGTCAATGGGAGCCAAAACAAGCTATTAGCAATGAGCTGGACTATACTAAACAATTGCTACTTACTTCCTGCTTTGAGGTACCTGTTCTAATCCTCCTTACAGTTCTTAATGTATTCTGATTGCCTATCTGGAAAGCACCATATACTCCTGTGAACAGGCTGCAACTGGAACAGGcagggcagagagaaaaatcttaatgtattttatctttttacatGCAGTCTCTTAccataaaatctattttcaaaaGGCTTTATTAAATTATGATGTCCAAAACCAAGGGAGGAAGAGGCTCATATTCCAGAAGATTGTATCTTCCGTGTGTATAGAGATAAAACAAGGTCACAAGACATTTTAATTGAAACTAACAACTGAAAAATCTCtgatatttaaattaaaattaacgTTAGTTTTAGTTTATCATTTGAGTGTGCTACACCTACTCGAAACCTGAGCCACAGTAGCCCCACAAAGTCCTAATATTAAAGACTTGAGCTAGGCAATGCATAAATTATATAAACTATTTATCTAGCTTAGAAATTATAGTCTGAATTAAATTGGCATGTTGAAAGTTCACATGTAAATTCAACCTTCTGTTCAAGGCTGTTTTCTAGAGATGTGtccaaattaaatttcaaaggTATATTTTGATAGTTGCTTTTTACACGttacaagaaatacagaaaacatcgTAGCCATGGTTTTCAATCTTGCAAATACCCGACAAACATCCTGAATTTTGAGACAAATTGAACCAAATGGGTAACAGATTTACCAAAGATGCAACCTCAAAACGTTTGCCAGACACAACAAAACTAACAAAGTACACTAAACAAAGCACATTCCTAGGCTTCCTCAGGCCAGAGCTAAACAAACAAGGTTAACCAAGTAAATTGCAGGACTTCATACCTCCATTCAGTGCTTGCTGAGTGATTGGTGTTGCTCAAAACAATGTAAAATGCTTGGATAAGTAGCACACTCACATGAAGTTAATTAATTCCAACCATCTTTGAAAATCTCACAGAGGTTTGAGGGAGCTTCTAGCCCATCACAAAATAAAGGTTATGATGTTTacatttttccccagctttaaaacagaagcagaaaattgtGTCTGCACTTTTGCAACCCAGAAATTTGGACTGCACAAGCCACCAACACCCTACTTAAACAGCAGCatcaatttattatttaaaggtCTTCTGTATAGCAAATTTATGAACCTTTGAACCCCCTAgcatatttatctttttaaagagCCTTTTAGGAAGGAGAACTGGTTCCGATTAGTGCTCTTGCAACAAACAGCTCTTACAATTTAAGAGCAAAGTCTCCTCTCAAAGGTGTTTATTACTGCTCTTCTGTCAGAAGATACCACTGCCACCACAAAGTGGATTTAACGAAGTGTACCCAAATGTCAGTTGCCACCTATAGCAGTTTAGGGTCTCAGTACAACCAGACATTCACTGATGGTTTAAAGTAATACATCCAACTAATTACGTGAGAGGAACTGAGACATGGACACATTCATTTCTGCAAcgtttttaaaaagaacagtggTACAGAGAGCTGTGGAACGTGCCCACAGTGAAGTCTGTCAAGTTCCTTTGGAactcaaagaaatgaaaatttattgaGGATTATATTTTAGATTGTGATACAGTTCCTTATTTTCCCCTCTACTGTGGCTGCAAGATCTAACTGGTGTCTAGAACATGCAGTTTTGTGTTTAACGGTATTACTTCAATGTCTGTCTTATCACCTTTATCAAGACAtagcataaaataaatcttctaTTTGttatgaatttaaatatttaagcagagaaaaagcaacttAAAATTAGTACAAGTGTGAAACAAAACTGTCAGAATTAAGCAGCTTGGAAACCATAAACAGCACAAATACAACTGCAGTTTTTACTGGTAcacttccctttccttcttgctACAAGCCTCACTCCGCACTGTTTTCAGAGAACATCAacccaagtattttttttacagtacaCAAGAACAGTGACAAGTAATAGTGGCTCCAGTCAGAAAgacatttcaaatgtaaatattttggtatTAAACATCAAGAGGAAGGTGGAAAAGTCAATAACGTGGCCCAGAGAAAGCCTCAGTAACCAAAACTGGAATGAACACATTTCATTGGTTAACCTTGATACAAACCACCTTCATCATAGTGTCCCATTACTTAAAAGACATGCATTTACAATGGCTACTAATTAAGCTTTCCAGGAATAGGCAAGTAATATTCCtattgttcattttaaattgaattaataGTGCTGCAGATACTTAAAGCACAtggtatttttatacatttactTATCGATTTAAAGTCTTagcatatttcattttcatctttgcAAATAGGTTTCAGCATGCTCATCTGACATTAAAGCGTTAGAAGCCCCTATAAAAAGCCAGTCTACGGCAAGGAAATCACCATTGAAGCGTTCACTCTAAACGTTCTTTACTCAAACACAAAACCTAGGAAAGAGATGAGAGAGATAACAGCATACCACAGCACAACACTGTCCCCCGTCCTTATCCATCTCTTTCTGCATTTGGACATGGTATTGTGAAAAGGTAACAAAACATTAGGGTCTTcagtaaattttaattataCAGGGAATATGTTTTTTTGAGAGAAGGCAGCAAGTAAAGTAACATTAGTTTTCACTGACACAATACACACTGTTAGAGGACTCACCTCTTTTGATGCCACTATATGAACTGATACGGTTGTCTACCAGTAAAACTAGGCCACAGAGAGAAGTTGAATAGAGAGACATTGCAGTTTGAAGTCTGTGAAGTTTTACTCCGCTTCGATGGCTGCGCTTATGTTTACAGAAATCCAACATATCCGCTCTCAGTAATCTCAAGTTATGCATAGTCTTCAACTGAGCTCCTGTATGGAATATAAAGGATTTTAATACATACAGTAAAAGAGGAAACTCAGGATTGTTAGTAAAACACAAGGATCAAAGTGCTCccttgttttgtgaaaatatcTAAGGGAAATATAATCAACAGTACTCAAAGAAAGTTCTTAGCCATATATTCAGTTTTACATACATATCAGTAATTTACAAAGTATGagtaaaaatgaagtattttcacATGCTGTCACAAAGCAAGGCTTATCTGTACCTGAAATGAGCCTTGATCCCTATTATAAGGCTACAGATGAAATACTAATGTAGTCAGAACAGACAGCACAAGAAGCCTCTATcgtataaacaaaaaaaccccaacctgtaagtatctgtttttctgttaattgATCATGGGAAATGAATTTAATACCCATGTTTTCTTACCAAACATAAgttaaaatatgatttttaattgCTACGCCTTCTGATGTTAGTGTGTTTTCTATACTAGTCACCTTGCTAGAGTGGACAAAAACTTGCCTCTagaatgttttcctttatgtaTATTTCAGGTAGCTAATACTGTTTGATACAGTTTACACACACTGTACTTCTCTTACAAACATAAAGAGCAAATACAAAACAGTTACAAATTGTATACACGATATACATTGACAgttaaatactgtaaataataCATAgctaaaatacattatttattagCATCCTTTATCATCTTTGGTTTTAGTGTCAGTTTACTTACCCAAGTGAATAGTAAAACTTTCTTCCAACAGCCTTTGCTCTTCAtaaattcttccatttccttctaCAGATTCTCTCAGTTGGCTGGGCTGAACCTTAATTTCATCactaaaataatgagaaatgtATTGAGAAGTTCATCCTAATTCTTTTCAAGACCAACAATATTGTGTGAAAACCGTCTAatgttttctcagctgctttgtgGAAACCAAGAGACAACCTATTTGCATGAACTCCATTCATGGGAGGGTTTTCTGGCATGCAATACTCCAGGTGCAAACCAGTAGGAAGAATAGACCCCACTGTTAGATTTACATTAACTAGCTCATTTGCAAAGCATCctgagactgaaaaataaaaataaatcacagtacCTAGTTATAAGATAATAAGAACataagaataaaaggaaaaaaacccacctcttcTCAGCCCATTTATAACAGCCAAACCCTTAATCATGAAGTGACcagataaaacatttattttttctctatacAAAATGGAAGGTTAAGAAAAGCTAAACGAAACATGCCACAGTGTTCAAACAAGCAGGAAGTATTTCAGacatcagttttaatttttttttcctaaactaaTCTATCTGGTATTAAGTAACATAAGTAATACTGTTTCTGTGACACAAAAGAACATGAACATCTCTCCTATTTGTTTctgcattaattaaaaatttatctGTTTTCAAAGTGCCTCATCTTCAAGTGTTTTATAAATTTGCAAGCAATTCCACTAATTCCAAATGCCCAGTGGTGAGGCAGAACTGAGATACAccattaataaatatatatacacatccCTAAGCAACTAGATGCATAAAGATGTATATAGACATAAAAGGGAGAGGTGTATGGAACACATTTTTCTATCTCTCTCAAGTTTCTAGTTGCCCTACTATAGGCTTCCCGTGCATTATTTTCAAACGTACTAGGGGCCTACAGTTTTCAGGACTCGACACAGAGATATCACGCTTTCTGCTACTGTATGTGAGTACAATGACTAAAATACTATCACTTCACATCTGTTATAAGCATCCAAAATTATGAAGCTTGACTCTGGACCTCTAGCAGTCCATTTCTTCTAGCTTTCAGCTCCAAGCAGCTTCATCTTGGTCTTATCACAGTAGAAGGCCAGCACATTGGAAGAGGTTCACAGTGGTAAGTATGAATAGCCTTTGTAACGTCACTACCTTTAAAGATTcgtggaaaaaaacctgacaaagctaacaagaaaattatgtagaaaaatattttaggatttGGCTTAGAGCTTGAACAGACTGTCACTACTGCAGTAATCTTTTACCTGCTCACTAGGTTAGAAAGAGGCCAGTTTGCTTGTGAGCTATGCAGTCCTAGAACATTCTGGGATAAACCCAAGAACTGCAAAAGACTTCCAAAACAAATTTCCAGACAACAAAATTCTGAGGAAAGTAGTGAGAAATCTATACAGCATCATCTTCCAATAtatttcccctcctctctctcttccctcatGTTCCACACATTCAGCTTCCTTCACCCAGAAGGAAATACTTAAGTGATTAAATACTTCATGCATTATGATCCATGCCTTTTCCCTCTTATCACTGGCATCCACTTTGTTCAAAGGTGTAGTTTCCCTTGAAATTCTTTACTGCATCCACCTAAATCTACTCAGACAGGCTCTTCTACTAATGTGAGGCATGAGAAAGCATCAggttttacttctgttttcctattAGTAGCAAAGATGGTTACTAATGGTGAGGGATCTCCCCAAGTTACAAATTTTGATTTCCTTGCCGTTTCCTCAATCAGAAAGCTTTTCATTCAACTCTTACAAGCGTTCACACTAAAAATTGCCATTGCCATTTTTTAGCTGTCCAGCGATgcatacatgaaaaaaaacaaaaacaaacaaaaaaaagaggcttGTTAATTCAAAACGTGTGATACTGTTACTATTTATCAAGCTACAATTATTCTACAGAACATCCTTAGGTAGCACCAGATAGCCTTGTGAAATAGTGTTAAAGCTAGGTATGgtaaataaaggcaaaataGGAGGAAACCGTATTCAGCTCAACTTGTAGTTCAGTGCATTACAACACTTTCTGGTAAAGAAAGGCTGTAACATTAAACAATGAATAAATGCCTACAAGTAAAcggctaaaaataaaatatttaattatgatGGTTTATGTGCTGTGACTATCCTATTTAAATGGctaatttgaaataaagattATATAAAAGCAAATCCTTTGAACTATGACAGACAGAAGCCTCTTGGTTTAATTAAATACCTGACTGAGCTGTTGTTGGGATTCTTTAGGTCCTGATGAAGCTTTATCACCCACTCCTGATATTCTTGCTTCTGGATAGCAGTTGACTGTTTTAATTCGTTGGTCCATTTGTTCTCCAAATCCTAAGAAAACATCAGTGATAGTTGagtgttttggggtttctttttaagACAATTATTTGTATGACATTCTAGTTCACTGAACTTAGTTTACCTGCTGAGATTCAAAATGCTGAGCTGCTAATGAATTTACATCTTGGTCTGTTAGCGATTTCCCTAGCTCCTGCATCACCTTATCCATTTCAGCTCCTTGtctgaaagagaagcaaatgcAACAAGGaaccttttcaaaaaaactgGCAGAAGAATACCCATTAACATTGATACAGCTACCAACAGAATGATCCTTTATACCAGTCAGCAGGTCAACGCTCATCACAAGCAGAGATACAACTGAACACATAGCTGAAAGATATGTCATACATCACCTTGTCCATCTGCTCATTTTGGAATTGGAATTCATGCATTTAAAGCCTGCACTCACAGATACTCAAAAGATGGTATGACAGTACCTCCAGATGCTCTAATGTAGCACTTTGCTATCCTTATCATTAGGAGAGTTTCTGAAATGGACCTACTCAGTCCCTTGCCTTCAtcccaccaaaaccacagtTGATGCAGACAGGTGAACACCAGGAAGTAGGATAAAACACATCTATTTTTAATAGTCAGATAAGCTTCCAGCTCAAACAACACTCAACAAGGGGACCTGGATCTGAAGTTAAAGGGCTGCCCTGCTATCATCAGTTCATCCAATACCCTGTCCCTCCTTAGCCTTCTTAATCCCTGGCTTCACTTACTCTTTCACACACATTCAGCCCTTTCTTCAGCAAGGAATCGATTTACCCTAACACAGACTTAGCAATGAGTATCCACAAAACAAATCTGAGGGGCAGGGATTCCAAGCCAACTCCTGTGTAAACAGAACACCACCTACGTTCATCTGGGATAGTCTCAGCTGCCACTGACCATATGGAGTTTCTCAATTATGACAAATAGATATGATAAATGCCACTGGAGTCAATACACAGCTATATCACAAAAGAGCTCTACATTACTGCTCTTGGGATTAAGTGCTCTTTCTTCTATATGCATACTTGAGAAGAGTCAATAAGCAGCAAAAATGTTTGCTAACATTATTGATAACATTTATCTACAAATTAGAAATACGTATGACTCAGTCTAGAAGAAACCATATAAGCAGGTACACACTGTATAACGTAAGCTTAAACACACACAATTCAAGAGAAATATTGCCACCTACATTGCTAAAACAGACCTACTCAGAACACTCAGGCACCTCACAAGCATCTATACTATATCTGTATTTGGGTGCATTCATTTTCCTTAGCCTAGTCAccctaacaaaacaaaaaaaaaaaaagggggggtgcgggggtgggaaagaaaaacctgcatTGTATGTGTTCCCTCTTGTGGAGAAAACAGCTACCTGCAACCATTCAATCAGTCGGAAGCACGTGATCCTGCAAAGGCTTTCCTAAACTGCAAATTCAACAGCTTCTGACTTAAGCTGGTTCAAGTCTTTTGCTCATCTTTTCATatactttattttccagataTCCCAAGCACTTTACGTTGCCACACCACTTGCAACGTCGACAGAATAACGGAAATCAAACCTTACAGTACTTTGATAAccttgggttttattattttcagtaactgaGGAAATATAGGATAGCTGACTCTAACAATACAGACTAAGTATTAAACGACTTTAAAGAGGGAAACACAACTAAAATAGGTTTACACAGACAAATACAAGTTGTCACATGCTGTCCTATGAGTTGTATACACCCAGTGGCATGCACCAATATTTAGTaagatagaaaaaataaaaagaaaaaaaaaaggaataccTTTCCCGTAGTTTTTTCAGTTCCACATCTCTTTCACTTATTAATTCTGAGATGCTAACAAAATAATTGTGTTCCAGGtttaacagcatttcagaagctgGAGAATGTATCAGATCATGATAAACATCTGCAAAGTCTTCATCCCAGCTTGTTTCTTCAGGTTTTGCATATTCTAATGTTGTCTAAAAGTTACAAGAGACTTAAAAGCATATGGTACCTTTTAGGACATAGAAAGATCCCGTGCAACAGTGGGGCAAAACCAACTAAGCATGCACAACGTTCAACATACATTAATTATCTTTCCTAATTTGAGCTTTTTGTATTCTGCTTGAGCTTTaacattttcccccttttcatgcttttttctctttcaaagcaaCTAACAGCAGAAACATTAAGGTTCTGACTGCAATAAGGAACTACCAATTTTGAGCCATCACCAACCTGGAAAGAACAATAACATCTACAACAATATTTGTAATTGATGAATTTTAGATAGGGCCCAAAACACCAGCTgtgtaaacaaaaatgttttgctagAAAGCATGACTAAACTGATGTCACTAGAATTTGATAAACAGCACCAATTTAAGAAAAGCCATTTCTATTGAACAAAGAATGGCCCAAAGATGCTAGTTTTGCAAGCTCCTTTATACTGAAACACTCCTTACTTTTGCAATCATTTCCATCAGATTCAGTTGACGAACTGAGATTGTATCATTGAAGTGTAGACTGGAAACATCAAGAAATCATCTAATCCTAACCCTTGCACTCAGGCTAACCTGTTCACAGAAACTGCTAGCACAGAAGACTGCAAACTCTTTCGGTGTTTTATCATATGTCCATGCTCACCCaatacagattttttccttcttaaaggCTAAGctaatttcattttgttaacATGCATTAACGTAGATGATTTGCTTCCAATTCTCTTTATAACAGATGTGTGCTCTGGAATTTTTCACAACATCCTTCTATATACCATGATAAGCAAATTCAATTCCTATAAACGTTTCCTCAGATGCTGCGGtttctgtcattctttttttgtgttcacTAGGACCCCTCCAGTCCTTTTGCATTCCTATATTTTGAAGAACACATGCAAAGCCTCATCACTGCtataataatgtaaaatagTCACATGAACTTTGAAAATGAGCCAAAAAGTCTCTCCGAGGGGAGAGAGGGGTCTTCATTGCT from Falco rusticolus isolate bFalRus1 chromosome 5, bFalRus1.pri, whole genome shotgun sequence includes the following:
- the C5H12orf4 gene encoding protein C12orf4 homolog, translating into MKPNKGKTCTGERDYVYKFNAGNQHLVLTVPLKFPVQENISHLHGRLMLLHNLPCFIENDLKQSLNKFIEEETIKDYDREAEMALEAVKSGKVDINQLADTWAKAYKETTLEYAKPEETSWDEDFADVYHDLIHSPASEMLLNLEHNYFVSISELISERDVELKKLRERQGAEMDKVMQELGKSLTDQDVNSLAAQHFESQQDLENKWTNELKQSTAIQKQEYQEWVIKLHQDLKNPNNSSVSDEIKVQPSQLRESVEGNGRIYEEQRLLEESFTIHLGAQLKTMHNLRLLRADMLDFCKHKRSHRSGVKLHRLQTAMSLYSTSLCGLVLLVDNRISSYSGIKRDFATVCQECTDFHFPGIQEQLEIVQKVVLKARAQRSKNKSSGNEEKLKNIERNQSNILPGEFYITRHSNLSEIHVAFHLCVDDNVRSGNVTARDPAIMGLRNILKVCCTHDITTISIPLLLVHDMSEEMTIPWCLKRAELVFKCVKGFMMEMASWDGGISRTVQFLVPQTISEEMFYQLSNMLPQIFRVSSTLTLTSKH